A part of Olleya sp. Bg11-27 genomic DNA contains:
- the epsC gene encoding serine O-acetyltransferase EpsC, which produces MQETLQIPFRFKEKVEDLAKELFYCALESHDKQEALLKSIKTSFFYVSEALDCGLCNTKWEQFVAEIKALKPKLQLDAEAAYNSDPAAKSVKEVYLAYPGFYAIAMYRISHILWQLGIPILPRMISEYSHGITGTDIHPGATIGHSFFIDHATGVVIGETAVIYNNVIIYQGVTLGGIKVEKELENTKRHPTIKDNVTIYANATILGGDVVIGEGSIIGANVWITKSIPENSLVTYKSDIKISKR; this is translated from the coding sequence ATGCAGGAGACATTGCAAATCCCATTTAGGTTTAAAGAAAAAGTTGAAGATCTTGCAAAAGAGTTATTCTATTGTGCATTAGAAAGTCATGATAAACAAGAAGCCCTTTTAAAATCGATCAAAACGTCTTTTTTTTATGTGTCTGAAGCTTTGGATTGTGGACTTTGTAATACCAAATGGGAACAATTTGTGGCCGAAATAAAAGCATTAAAACCCAAATTGCAATTAGATGCTGAAGCAGCTTATAATAGTGATCCAGCAGCCAAAAGTGTCAAAGAAGTCTATTTAGCGTATCCAGGTTTTTATGCTATTGCGATGTATCGTATCAGTCATATTTTATGGCAATTAGGTATTCCAATTTTACCTCGAATGATTTCAGAGTATTCTCATGGTATCACCGGTACAGATATTCATCCAGGTGCAACTATTGGTCATTCTTTTTTTATAGATCATGCGACAGGGGTTGTTATAGGAGAAACAGCTGTAATATATAACAATGTTATTATTTATCAAGGGGTTACTTTAGGAGGGATTAAAGTCGAAAAGGAGTTAGAAAACACAAAAAGACATCCAACTATTAAAGACAATGTTACTATTTATGCAAATGCAACAATTTTAGGAGGTGATGTGGTCATTGGCGAGGGAAGTATTATTGGTGCTAATGTGTGGATTACTAAATCTATTCCAGAAAATTCATTAGTGACTTATAAGTCAGATATAAAAATAAGTAAAAGATAA
- the cysM gene encoding cysteine synthase CysM, with amino-acid sequence MSILDQIGNTPLVEASHLVTKPNVKLYLKLEGNNPGGSVKDRPAYNMIAEAVKRGDIKKGGHLVEATSGNTGIALAYVASLFGIKISLVMPENSTIERVKTMRAYGAEVILTSAEKGIEGSRDVAFQMRDDHGYLLLNQFENDDNWKAHYKTTGPEIWRDTKGEVTHFVSAMGTTGTIMGTSTFLKEQNKNIQIIGAQPADGARIPGIRKWSPDYVPSIFNPSKVDQVIEVSQEEAVIMTRRLAKEEGILAGMSSGGSVATALKLTKTIDKGVIVAIICDRGDRYLSSNLFE; translated from the coding sequence ATGAGTATTTTAGATCAAATAGGAAATACACCTTTAGTGGAAGCGTCACATTTGGTGACTAAACCAAACGTAAAATTGTATCTAAAATTAGAAGGTAATAATCCTGGCGGAAGCGTTAAGGATAGACCGGCGTATAATATGATTGCCGAGGCAGTCAAACGTGGTGATATTAAAAAAGGAGGACATTTAGTAGAAGCGACTAGTGGAAACACAGGGATTGCTTTAGCTTATGTGGCTAGTTTATTTGGTATAAAAATATCCTTAGTGATGCCTGAAAACTCTACTATAGAGCGTGTAAAAACGATGCGTGCTTATGGCGCTGAGGTTATATTGACTAGTGCAGAGAAAGGTATTGAGGGATCTAGAGATGTTGCTTTTCAAATGAGAGATGATCATGGGTATTTATTGTTAAATCAATTTGAGAATGACGATAACTGGAAAGCGCATTATAAGACTACAGGACCAGAAATTTGGAGAGATACCAAAGGGGAAGTCACCCATTTTGTGTCTGCAATGGGAACGACAGGAACCATTATGGGGACGTCAACTTTTTTGAAAGAACAAAATAAAAATATTCAAATTATAGGTGCGCAACCAGCAGATGGCGCAAGAATACCTGGGATAAGAAAATGGTCGCCAGATTACGTGCCTAGTATTTTTAATCCATCTAAAGTAGATCAAGTAATAGAAGTTAGTCAAGAAGAAGCTGTTATAATGACAAGACGTTTAGCTAAGGAAGAAGGGATTCTTGCTGGTATGAGTAGTGGTGGCTCTGTGGCTACAGCTTTAAAATTGACTAAAACTATTGATAAAGGGGTTATTGTTGCTATAATTTGTGACAGAGGAGACCGTTATTTATCTTCAAATCTATTTGAATAG
- a CDS encoding acyloxyacyl hydrolase, whose amino-acid sequence MLFATAQEDKIPFTLDADFFYGNIAEHNSDISHLIKGHPTGFILSYNQKTFGKKAWESRFNYPDYGASIIYQDLKNETLGNNLAVYAHYNFYFFKRNLMFRIGQGLTYNSNPYDKVDNYRNNAFGTQILSSTYLMLNYKKENIFKNFGIQTGLSLIHYSNANVKAPNSSINTIAFNLGVNYTLDAENTPEYIEHVDEKFTEKIKYNFALRTGVNESDVIDSGQYAFYVVSAYADKRLNHKSAIQVGTDVFFSNFLKTHIRYKSVAFPEDNVSGDEDYKRVGLFVGHELFISKTSLITQLGYYVYYPFDFEGRMYNRIGLKRYFGDKIYGVLSLKSHGAKAEAVEFGVGIRL is encoded by the coding sequence ATGTTATTTGCTACAGCTCAAGAAGACAAAATTCCGTTTACTCTTGATGCCGATTTTTTCTATGGAAATATAGCCGAACACAATAGTGATATTTCACATTTGATAAAAGGACATCCAACGGGTTTTATTTTAAGTTATAATCAAAAAACATTTGGTAAAAAGGCTTGGGAAAGTCGGTTTAACTATCCAGATTATGGAGCATCTATTATTTATCAGGACTTAAAAAACGAAACTTTAGGAAATAATTTAGCAGTGTATGCACATTATAATTTCTATTTTTTTAAACGTAATTTAATGTTTAGAATTGGTCAAGGGTTGACTTATAATAGTAATCCATATGATAAAGTAGATAACTACCGTAACAATGCTTTTGGAACTCAAATTTTAAGTAGTACTTATTTAATGCTGAATTATAAAAAAGAAAACATCTTTAAAAATTTCGGAATTCAAACAGGTTTGTCATTAATCCATTATTCTAATGCAAATGTAAAAGCCCCAAACAGTTCTATAAATACTATTGCTTTTAATTTAGGTGTGAACTATACTTTGGATGCAGAAAATACGCCTGAGTACATCGAGCATGTTGATGAAAAATTCACTGAAAAAATAAAATATAATTTTGCTTTAAGAACAGGAGTTAACGAGAGTGATGTTATTGATTCTGGTCAATATGCTTTTTATGTGGTATCTGCTTATGCGGATAAACGCTTAAATCATAAAAGTGCGATACAAGTAGGAACAGATGTGTTTTTCTCTAATTTTTTGAAAACTCATATTAGATATAAATCTGTTGCTTTTCCAGAAGATAATGTGTCTGGAGATGAGGATTATAAACGTGTTGGTCTATTTGTGGGTCACGAATTATTTATTAGTAAAACGTCTTTAATCACACAATTAGGGTATTATGTGTATTATCCGTTTGATTTTGAAGGTCGCATGTATAACCGAATAGGTCTAAAACGCTATTTCGGAGATAAAATATATGGTGTATTAAGCTTAAAGTCACATGGTGCAAAAGCAGAGGCAGTCGAATTTGGAGTAGGAATACGTCTGTAA
- a CDS encoding head GIN domain-containing protein yields the protein MKKLLLVLTTVFLLGCNSENAPDCFQSTGDIIQKEIGVALFSKITVYKNVELFVKQGVTQKVILETGENLVNDIEVFVENGKLILRDNNDCNLTRDYGVTKVYVTTPNLTEIRNSSTLDVHSVGVLNFPELKLLSEDYNGEYYNVGNFNLEINATNLQVVINNLSTSTISGTTENLDINHASGNGRFEGRYLVAQNVRIYHRGTNDIIVNPQLSLIANLVSTGDVISVNTPPTTTITELFDGRVIFE from the coding sequence ATGAAAAAGTTATTACTTGTTTTAACTACAGTTTTCCTGTTAGGGTGCAATTCTGAAAATGCGCCAGATTGTTTTCAGAGTACAGGGGACATTATCCAAAAGGAGATTGGCGTTGCTTTGTTTTCAAAAATCACAGTGTATAAAAATGTCGAATTGTTTGTAAAACAAGGGGTGACTCAAAAAGTCATTTTGGAGACTGGTGAAAACTTGGTTAATGATATCGAAGTTTTTGTTGAAAATGGAAAATTAATATTAAGAGATAATAATGACTGTAATCTAACTAGAGATTATGGTGTTACAAAAGTGTACGTTACAACTCCAAATCTAACCGAAATTAGAAATAGTAGCACCTTAGATGTGCATAGTGTTGGCGTTTTAAACTTTCCTGAATTAAAATTACTGTCAGAAGATTATAACGGCGAGTACTACAATGTGGGTAATTTTAATTTAGAAATTAACGCAACAAATTTACAGGTTGTTATTAATAACTTAAGCACAAGTACAATTTCTGGAACGACTGAAAATTTAGATATAAATCATGCGTCTGGAAATGGGCGTTTTGAAGGACGTTATTTAGTCGCCCAAAACGTTAGGATTTATCATCGCGGAACTAATGACATTATCGTAAATCCACAACTTAGTTTAATTGCTAACTTAGTAAGCACAGGGGATGTTATATCCGTAAATACACCACCGACGACAACTATCACAGAGCTGTTTGATGGACGTGTTATTTTTGAGTAA
- the gldA gene encoding gliding motility-associated ABC transporter ATP-binding subunit GldA: MSIKVENITKVYGSQKALNNISFEINRPEIVGFLGPNGAGKSTMMKILTTYISPTEGDAAVNGHNILTDTKNVQKSVGYLPEHNPLYLEQYVREYLSFNAHVYNVDKTRIEEVITLTGLAPESHKTIGQLSKGYRQRVGLANALLHNPEVLILDEPTTGLDPNQLIDIRNLIKNLGKDKTVFLSTHIMQEVEAMCDRVIIINKGEIVANKKLKDLRDGQEQIVIVEFDYRVEDAFLLKLPNAKTVKNTHDFIYEITFATSEDMRSHVFDFAHDNALKILQLNQKNASLESLFRELTS; this comes from the coding sequence ATGTCAATTAAAGTAGAAAACATCACTAAAGTTTACGGCTCACAAAAAGCTTTAAACAATATTTCTTTTGAAATTAACAGACCAGAAATTGTTGGTTTTCTAGGCCCAAATGGTGCCGGAAAATCAACTATGATGAAGATTTTAACTACCTATATCAGTCCAACTGAAGGTGACGCTGCTGTTAATGGCCACAATATTTTAACTGACACAAAAAACGTCCAGAAAAGTGTGGGTTATCTGCCTGAACACAACCCTTTATATTTAGAACAATATGTGCGGGAATACCTAAGCTTTAATGCCCATGTCTATAATGTTGATAAAACACGTATTGAGGAGGTTATTACACTAACAGGATTAGCACCTGAATCACATAAAACTATTGGTCAACTCTCTAAAGGATATAGACAACGTGTTGGCTTAGCTAATGCATTACTGCACAACCCAGAGGTTTTAATCTTAGATGAACCCACAACTGGTCTTGACCCAAATCAATTAATTGATATCAGAAACCTAATAAAAAACTTAGGAAAAGACAAAACCGTCTTTTTATCCACTCACATCATGCAAGAGGTTGAAGCCATGTGTGATCGCGTTATTATTATAAATAAAGGCGAAATTGTAGCTAACAAAAAGCTAAAAGATTTGCGTGATGGACAAGAGCAAATTGTAATTGTTGAATTTGACTATAGAGTGGAAGATGCTTTTTTACTAAAGCTTCCCAACGCTAAGACTGTAAAAAACACGCATGATTTTATATATGAAATCACATTTGCAACCTCCGAAGATATGCGCAGCCACGTGTTTGATTTTGCACATGATAACGCACTTAAGATTCTTCAGCTTAATCAAAAAAACGCAAGTTTAGAAAGCTTATTTAGAGAGTTGACTAGTTAA
- a CDS encoding prephenate dehydratase, whose product MIKSVAIQGIKGSFHHIVSQNYFKTNVSIVPFMSFDQTVDSVLKKETDAAIMAIENSIAGSIIPNYALIDTNNLHIVGEYYLDIQHNLMALPNQKIEDITEVYSHPMALLQCKAFFKQYPHIKLIEDKDTAEVAERIHKKQLKNTGAIASALAAEIFELDILAKSIQTIKHNETRFVIVKEDNSEIAEAEINKASIKFELDHKRGSLATILNVMSDCKLNLTKIQSLPIIETPWKYAFFVDVTFHDYQDFKKAKSIMDIMATHFKVIGQYKNAKI is encoded by the coding sequence TTGATAAAATCAGTAGCCATACAAGGAATAAAAGGATCGTTTCATCACATTGTGTCTCAAAATTATTTTAAGACTAATGTTAGTATTGTGCCATTTATGTCTTTTGATCAAACGGTAGATAGTGTGCTTAAAAAGGAAACAGATGCAGCTATAATGGCTATTGAGAATTCCATTGCAGGCTCTATTATTCCTAATTATGCCTTAATAGATACTAATAATTTGCATATTGTTGGCGAGTATTATTTAGATATTCAGCACAATTTAATGGCGCTTCCCAATCAAAAGATTGAAGATATCACAGAAGTGTATTCTCATCCTATGGCGTTGTTACAATGTAAAGCCTTTTTTAAACAATATCCTCATATTAAACTTATAGAAGATAAGGATACTGCTGAGGTTGCGGAGCGTATTCATAAAAAACAATTAAAAAATACGGGTGCTATTGCTAGTGCTTTAGCTGCAGAGATATTTGAGTTAGATATTTTAGCAAAAAGTATCCAGACTATTAAACATAATGAAACGCGTTTTGTTATTGTAAAAGAAGATAATTCTGAAATCGCTGAAGCCGAAATAAATAAAGCATCTATCAAATTTGAATTAGACCATAAAAGAGGAAGTTTAGCAACTATTTTGAATGTGATGAGTGATTGCAAATTAAACTTAACAAAAATACAGTCCTTACCAATAATTGAAACCCCTTGGAAATATGCTTTTTTTGTAGATGTTACATTTCATGATTACCAAGATTTCAAAAAAGCCAAATCAATAATGGATATTATGGCCACTCATTTTAAGGTTATTGGTCAATATAAAAATGCGAAAATATAA
- a CDS encoding pyridoxal phosphate-dependent aminotransferase: MMEVAKRLHSVEEYYFSKKLKEVNALKAAGKPIINLGIGSPDLQPSKQVVAALTAGLLDANAHKYQSYQGLPEFRQAIADFYKKQYQTQINPDTEVLPLMGSKEGIMHVSLAFLNEGDGVLIPNPGYPTYAAVTKLVQANPIAYNLDESNNWLPNLEEIEKLDLSKVKIMWTSYPHMPTGAKASKTDLKKLVNFAKKHDILLVNDNPYSFILNDKPLSILNVEGAKDVCLELNSLSKTFNMAGWRVGVVLGSPKHINAVLKVKSNMDSGMFYGIQKGAIAALNSPQEWFDHLNTVYTIRRKLIWQLADKLNCTYDKEASGLFVWAKAPKGYKSETFIDTLLHDKSLFITPGTVFGTQGEGYVRFSLCATTEQIEDAIARV; the protein is encoded by the coding sequence ATAATGGAAGTAGCTAAGAGATTACATAGTGTAGAGGAATACTACTTTTCTAAAAAGTTAAAGGAGGTCAATGCTTTAAAAGCAGCAGGAAAACCTATCATTAATTTAGGAATTGGAAGTCCAGATTTACAACCGTCAAAGCAAGTTGTTGCAGCGTTAACAGCAGGTTTATTAGATGCTAATGCACATAAATATCAAAGTTATCAGGGCTTACCAGAGTTTAGGCAGGCTATTGCTGATTTTTATAAAAAACAGTATCAAACGCAGATTAATCCGGATACTGAGGTGTTACCTTTAATGGGAAGTAAGGAAGGTATTATGCATGTTTCTTTAGCTTTTTTAAATGAAGGTGATGGTGTGTTAATTCCTAATCCTGGATACCCAACGTATGCAGCTGTGACAAAATTAGTGCAAGCTAATCCTATCGCTTATAATTTAGATGAAAGCAATAATTGGTTGCCTAATCTAGAAGAGATTGAAAAACTAGATTTAAGTAAAGTTAAAATAATGTGGACCAGTTATCCGCATATGCCAACAGGTGCTAAAGCGTCTAAAACGGATTTGAAAAAGTTAGTAAATTTTGCCAAAAAACATGATATTTTACTAGTAAATGATAATCCTTATAGTTTTATTTTAAACGATAAGCCGTTAAGTATTTTAAACGTTGAAGGTGCAAAGGACGTTTGTTTGGAGTTAAACTCTCTAAGTAAAACTTTTAATATGGCTGGCTGGAGAGTGGGGGTGGTTTTAGGAAGTCCAAAACATATTAATGCCGTTTTAAAAGTGAAAAGTAATATGGACTCTGGGATGTTTTACGGGATACAGAAAGGAGCAATAGCAGCATTAAATAGTCCGCAAGAGTGGTTTGACCATTTAAATACGGTGTATACAATACGTCGCAAATTAATTTGGCAGTTAGCAGATAAATTAAACTGTACGTATGATAAAGAAGCTTCAGGTTTATTTGTTTGGGCAAAAGCACCAAAAGGTTATAAATCAGAAACATTTATAGATACATTGTTACATGATAAGAGCCTGTTTATAACACCAGGGACAGTTTTTGGAACACAAGGGGAAGGGTATGTAAGATTTTCGTTATGTGCAACGACTGAACAAATAGAAGACGCAATAGCAAGAGTATGA
- a CDS encoding prephenate dehydrogenase, with the protein MQNIYIIGVGLIGGSLALDIKNKRPEVTVYGVDKSEDHINQALELGVIDHKATFEDLDKADLVILAIPVDASVSVLPDVLDKISDFTLVADVGSTKSDICKVVENHRRRRNFLAMHPIAGTEFSGPKAAIRDLFNQKTNIICEVEKTAFKLQEKAVGLFTEIGMRMRYMNPESHDKHIAYVSHLSHISAFMLGKTVIEKEKNERDIFDMAGSGFESTVRLAKSSPAMWTPIFKQNKSNVIETLNDYIANLTQFKNLIEKDDFDGVYKEMKDTNYIKQILNGIQ; encoded by the coding sequence ATACAAAATATATACATAATTGGTGTAGGATTAATTGGCGGTAGCTTAGCTTTAGATATAAAAAATAAACGTCCTGAAGTAACGGTTTATGGTGTTGATAAATCCGAAGATCATATAAATCAAGCTTTGGAGCTTGGTGTTATTGATCATAAAGCCACTTTTGAAGATTTAGATAAAGCAGATTTAGTCATATTAGCTATTCCTGTGGATGCTTCCGTTAGTGTTTTACCAGATGTGCTTGATAAAATATCAGATTTCACGTTAGTTGCTGATGTTGGTTCGACTAAGTCTGATATCTGTAAAGTGGTAGAGAACCATCGAAGACGACGTAATTTTTTAGCAATGCATCCTATTGCAGGAACTGAATTTTCTGGGCCAAAAGCAGCCATCAGAGATTTGTTTAATCAAAAGACAAATATCATTTGCGAAGTAGAAAAAACAGCCTTTAAGCTACAGGAAAAAGCAGTCGGTTTGTTTACAGAGATAGGCATGCGTATGCGTTATATGAATCCTGAATCACATGATAAACATATTGCTTACGTGTCGCATTTATCACATATTAGTGCCTTTATGCTAGGGAAAACAGTCATTGAGAAAGAAAAGAACGAACGCGATATTTTTGATATGGCAGGTTCTGGCTTTGAAAGTACAGTGCGATTAGCAAAAAGTAGCCCAGCGATGTGGACGCCAATTTTTAAACAAAATAAAAGTAATGTAATCGAAACTTTAAATGATTATATCGCCAATTTAACGCAGTTTAAAAACCTTATTGAAAAGGACGATTTTGATGGTGTTTATAAAGAAATGAAAGACACCAATTATATAAAACAAATATTAAACGGAATACAATAA
- a CDS encoding bifunctional 3-deoxy-7-phosphoheptulonate synthase/chorismate mutase type II yields the protein MENKKEMRNWLDDMKLDHPLVIAGPCSAETEEQVLKIAHELKDTDVSYFRAGIWKPRTRPGMFEGVGALGLNWLKKVKEETGMKTCTEVANAAHVKLAIENDVDLLWIGARSTVSPFIMQELADALAGTDKIVLVKNPVNPDLALWLGGIERLYTAGIKNLGAIHRGFSTYEKTKYRNIPEWQIAIEFQNRFPDLPLINDPSHITGKRDMVFDVSQTALDLNFDGLMIETHTDPDNAWSDAAQQVTPASLIQMMIDLKIRKESDPEAEYNQELTNLRAQIDVVDNQIIESLGKRMKIADGIGGLKKQKNVAVLQSKRWNEILGKMVLEGESKGLSEEFILKMFKAIHQESINHQEKIIKG from the coding sequence ATGGAAAATAAAAAAGAAATGAGAAACTGGTTGGATGACATGAAGTTAGATCATCCATTAGTAATCGCTGGACCATGTAGTGCAGAGACAGAAGAGCAAGTATTAAAAATAGCGCACGAGCTAAAAGATACTGATGTTAGCTATTTTAGAGCAGGTATATGGAAACCACGTACTAGACCAGGAATGTTTGAAGGTGTTGGTGCTTTAGGTTTAAACTGGCTTAAAAAAGTAAAAGAAGAAACAGGTATGAAAACCTGTACAGAAGTTGCTAATGCAGCACACGTAAAATTAGCTATCGAGAATGATGTTGATTTACTTTGGATTGGAGCACGATCTACAGTTAGTCCATTTATCATGCAAGAATTGGCAGATGCATTGGCAGGTACAGATAAAATTGTATTGGTTAAAAATCCAGTAAATCCAGATTTAGCGTTGTGGTTAGGTGGGATTGAAAGATTATATACTGCAGGTATTAAAAACTTAGGAGCAATCCATAGAGGGTTTTCTACTTACGAGAAAACTAAATATAGAAACATTCCAGAATGGCAAATCGCTATTGAGTTTCAAAACAGATTTCCAGATTTACCATTAATAAACGATCCGTCGCATATTACTGGAAAACGTGATATGGTTTTTGATGTCTCTCAAACAGCATTAGATTTAAATTTTGATGGGTTAATGATTGAAACGCATACCGATCCTGATAATGCATGGAGTGATGCTGCGCAGCAAGTAACGCCTGCGTCTTTAATTCAAATGATGATAGATCTAAAGATTAGAAAAGAATCTGATCCAGAAGCAGAGTACAACCAAGAGTTAACTAATCTTAGAGCGCAAATAGATGTTGTAGATAATCAGATTATTGAGTCTTTAGGTAAGCGTATGAAAATTGCTGACGGAATTGGAGGTCTTAAAAAACAGAAAAACGTTGCGGTTTTACAAAGCAAACGTTGGAATGAGATTTTAGGAAAAATGGTTTTAGAAGGAGAATCTAAAGGATTAAGTGAAGAGTTTATCTTAAAAATGTTTAAGGCTATTCATCAAGAATCTATTAATCATCAAGAAAAAATTATAAAAGGATAA
- the rsgA gene encoding ribosome small subunit-dependent GTPase A, translating into MTGRVYKSTGSWYTVKTELGQSYECRIKGKFRLKDIKSTNPIAVGDFVDFELDTKSDQETGVIDKIHDRQNYIVRKSVNLSKQTHIIASNIDLVFLLVTIDNPPTFTSFIDRFLVTAEAYDIKAVLLFNKIDTYDQDTLDEVRYLAHVYRQIGYECIGISAKTGKNLDQVKNLMEGKVSMFTGHSGVGKSTLVNTIEPALDLKTKAISMQHMQGQHTTTFAEMFDLSFDAKIIDTPGIKGFGIVDMEKDEIGDYFPEFFALKQDCKFNNCLHIEEPKCAVKEALEKDEIAASRYRSYVQLIEGDDEHYRTDIWDKE; encoded by the coding sequence ATGACAGGACGCGTATACAAATCTACAGGTAGTTGGTACACAGTAAAGACCGAATTAGGTCAAAGCTACGAGTGTAGAATAAAAGGTAAGTTTAGACTTAAGGATATAAAAAGTACAAATCCCATTGCTGTTGGTGATTTTGTAGACTTTGAATTAGATACTAAATCTGATCAAGAAACAGGTGTGATTGATAAAATTCACGATAGACAAAATTATATTGTCCGTAAATCGGTGAATCTATCTAAGCAAACACATATCATAGCATCTAATATTGATTTAGTATTCTTACTGGTAACTATAGATAATCCGCCAACATTTACAAGTTTTATTGATCGTTTTTTAGTTACAGCAGAAGCTTATGATATAAAAGCGGTTTTATTATTTAATAAAATAGACACCTATGATCAAGATACTTTAGACGAAGTGAGGTATTTGGCTCATGTGTATCGGCAAATAGGATATGAATGTATCGGTATTTCGGCTAAGACCGGAAAAAATCTAGACCAAGTTAAAAACTTAATGGAAGGTAAGGTTAGTATGTTTACAGGACATTCTGGTGTGGGTAAGTCTACGTTAGTTAATACTATCGAGCCAGCTTTGGATCTTAAAACTAAAGCCATATCTATGCAACACATGCAAGGTCAGCATACCACAACATTTGCTGAGATGTTTGATTTAAGTTTTGATGCTAAGATTATTGATACGCCTGGAATTAAAGGATTTGGGATTGTGGATATGGAAAAAGACGAAATAGGAGATTATTTTCCGGAATTTTTCGCTTTAAAACAAGATTGTAAATTTAATAATTGCTTACACATCGAAGAACCTAAATGTGCAGTAAAAGAAGCGTTAGAAAAGGATGAAATTGCAGCATCTAGATACAGAAGCTATGTGCAACTTATTGAAGGGGACGATGAGCATTATAGAACCGATATTTGGGATAAAGAATAA
- the dtd gene encoding D-aminoacyl-tRNA deacylase encodes MKAVIQRVSSASVTIANKKVANIDNGLLILLGIVEDDKDEDIKWLVNKITNCRIFNDDNQVMNLSLIDINGEAIVVSQFTLQASTKKGNRPSYINAAKPEVAIPLYQDFIKKMQSILIKSVQTGQFGADMKVELLNDGPVTIIMDSKNKQ; translated from the coding sequence ATGAAAGCAGTCATCCAACGCGTTAGTAGTGCTAGTGTTACCATTGCAAATAAAAAGGTCGCCAATATTGATAATGGATTACTAATTTTACTTGGTATTGTTGAAGACGATAAAGATGAGGATATTAAATGGTTAGTCAATAAAATTACTAATTGTCGTATTTTTAATGATGACAATCAAGTCATGAATTTATCTTTAATTGATATAAATGGAGAAGCAATAGTAGTTAGTCAATTTACGCTTCAAGCAAGCACAAAAAAAGGAAATAGACCAAGTTATATCAATGCAGCAAAGCCAGAAGTTGCTATTCCTTTATATCAAGATTTTATTAAAAAAATGCAATCCATTCTAATTAAGTCAGTTCAAACTGGACAATTTGGAGCAGACATGAAAGTGGAGTTGTTAAATGATGGTCCAGTAACTATAATAATGGACTCAAAAAACAAACAATAA